Proteins from a genomic interval of Gluconacetobacter diazotrophicus PA1 5:
- a CDS encoding cell division protein FtsQ/DivIB: MRRTRDNRSDRPSRLSIFMRRQRRMARPVALALVFLIVIAGGAAVLRDMRSEERFAPIRARLVSLLPLRVTDIQVSGRTLTDEAALRDALGVRIGDPVLGFSVEAARQRIDALPFVDHSVVERHLPGTIVVRLTERRPFAVWQNQGRFMLIDRAGNPVQDQGPGQAGLSGKDAQAFLQLPLVVGPDANLAAAPLMDMLAGQPVVLAHMAAAVRVGQRRWNLLLHDGTTVLLPEGEEIPALKRLAELQDSMKLLDRPVISIDLRLPDRLVVQQPPPAADPVAPNGAAQDGKAPNAGPPGADAGTPPAPHPAAHRPNPAGPATSHGESRPAASAMSAPLAAPVPAPAPAPVRPRTSLPASAPLPPPVPNLPPMGGEPAQRNRA, encoded by the coding sequence ATGCGACGGACGCGGGACAATCGAAGCGACCGGCCGTCACGGCTGTCGATCTTCATGCGGCGGCAACGCCGCATGGCGCGGCCGGTCGCGCTTGCCCTCGTCTTCCTGATTGTAATCGCCGGGGGCGCGGCCGTGCTGCGCGACATGCGGTCCGAGGAACGGTTCGCGCCGATCCGCGCCCGCCTGGTCAGCCTGCTGCCGCTGCGCGTGACCGACATCCAGGTCAGCGGCCGCACGCTGACCGACGAGGCCGCGCTGCGCGATGCCCTGGGCGTGCGCATCGGCGACCCGGTGCTGGGCTTTTCGGTCGAAGCCGCCCGCCAGCGGATCGACGCGCTGCCCTTCGTGGACCATTCGGTGGTCGAACGCCACCTGCCGGGCACCATCGTGGTGCGCCTGACCGAACGCCGTCCCTTCGCGGTCTGGCAGAACCAGGGCCGCTTCATGCTGATCGACCGCGCCGGCAACCCGGTCCAGGACCAGGGCCCCGGACAGGCGGGCCTGAGCGGCAAGGACGCCCAGGCCTTCCTGCAACTGCCCCTGGTGGTTGGGCCGGACGCCAACCTTGCCGCCGCCCCGCTGATGGACATGCTGGCCGGCCAGCCGGTGGTGCTGGCCCACATGGCCGCCGCCGTGCGCGTGGGCCAGCGGCGGTGGAACCTGCTGCTGCATGACGGCACAACCGTCCTGCTGCCCGAGGGCGAGGAAATTCCGGCACTGAAGCGGCTGGCCGAACTGCAGGACAGCATGAAGCTGCTGGACCGCCCCGTGATCAGCATCGACCTGCGCCTGCCCGACCGGCTGGTGGTCCAGCAACCGCCGCCGGCCGCCGACCCCGTCGCGCCGAACGGGGCGGCACAGGATGGCAAGGCGCCGAACGCAGGCCCGCCGGGCGCCGACGCCGGCACGCCACCCGCCCCGCACCCGGCCGCGCACCGGCCGAACCCGGCCGGCCCGGCGACCAGCCATGGCGAGTCCCGGCCGGCGGCGTCCGCCATGTCCGCGCCCCTGGCCGCCCCCGTGCCGGCGCCGGCACCTGCACCGGTCCGGCCCCGCACGTCGCTTCCGGCGTCCGCACCGCTTCCGCCCCCCGTCCCCAACCTGCCGCCGATGGGCGGCGAGCCCGCCCAACGGAACCGCGCATGA
- the ftsA gene encoding cell division protein FtsA, producing MNDLVVTPQDEDAPPDRPARRRRARRRATPAAPSVTGGRVIALPPPDAPAPPRAWRPGTFGVLDIGSTKIMCLIGRGEPDGTLRVLGHGWRRSHGVKSGGIVNLHEAEAAIRAAVGQAEDAAERRLDTVYVNLSCGHPESRLFNVRWPVGGREITDSDVRRVVTEGRMRAMSEGRSTIHTLPLDFAVDETAGVADPRGHLCDQLTSRLHVIDASTTALRNLETVLTRAELKISELVSAPLASGLSVLDENERELGVTVVDMGGGTTSIAVFGEGQLLHTACLPVGGMHVTRDIAHVLSTPIDSAEWLKTMYGSAELSADDDMDLLPVQLIGDDHHQFVNISRSKVVSIIRPRIEETLEMVRDRLESAGVGRAADGRVVLTGGASLLDGVGNMAARILNRQVRLGRPTGIRGLPDDAAAWPSFATSAGLLAWAAGGSGALGDLDLSEPRPAGFLRRLVEFIRDRV from the coding sequence ATGAACGACCTGGTCGTGACCCCACAGGACGAAGACGCGCCCCCCGACCGGCCGGCCCGCCGCCGCCGCGCCCGGCGGCGCGCCACGCCCGCCGCCCCGTCCGTGACCGGCGGACGCGTCATCGCGCTGCCGCCGCCCGACGCGCCCGCGCCGCCGCGCGCCTGGCGGCCCGGAACGTTCGGCGTGCTGGATATCGGCTCGACCAAGATCATGTGCCTGATCGGGCGGGGCGAACCCGACGGCACGCTGCGGGTGCTGGGCCATGGCTGGCGCCGGTCGCATGGCGTGAAATCCGGCGGCATCGTGAACCTGCACGAGGCCGAGGCCGCGATCCGCGCCGCCGTGGGCCAGGCCGAGGACGCGGCCGAACGCCGGCTGGACACGGTCTATGTCAACCTGTCCTGCGGCCACCCCGAAAGCCGCCTGTTCAACGTCCGCTGGCCCGTGGGCGGGCGCGAGATCACGGATTCCGACGTCCGCCGCGTGGTGACCGAGGGCCGGATGCGCGCGATGTCCGAGGGCCGGTCGACCATCCACACGCTGCCGCTGGATTTCGCGGTGGACGAAACGGCGGGCGTGGCCGATCCGCGCGGGCATCTGTGCGACCAGCTGACGTCGCGCCTGCATGTCATCGATGCCTCGACCACCGCGCTGCGCAACCTGGAAACCGTGCTGACGCGCGCGGAACTGAAGATCAGCGAACTGGTCTCGGCCCCGCTGGCGTCGGGCCTGTCGGTGCTGGACGAAAACGAGCGCGAACTGGGCGTCACCGTGGTGGACATGGGCGGCGGCACGACCTCGATCGCCGTGTTCGGCGAGGGCCAGCTTCTGCACACCGCCTGCCTGCCGGTGGGCGGCATGCATGTCACGCGCGACATCGCCCACGTGCTGTCCACGCCGATCGACAGCGCCGAATGGCTGAAGACCATGTACGGCTCGGCGGAACTGTCGGCCGACGACGACATGGACCTGCTGCCCGTGCAGCTGATCGGCGACGATCACCATCAATTCGTCAATATTTCCCGCTCCAAGGTGGTCTCGATCATCCGGCCACGAATCGAGGAAACGCTGGAAATGGTGCGTGACAGGCTGGAATCGGCCGGGGTGGGCCGCGCCGCCGACGGGCGGGTCGTGCTGACGGGCGGGGCATCGCTGCTGGATGGCGTGGGCAACATGGCCGCGCGCATCCTCAACCGCCAGGTCCGGCTGGGCCGCCCCACGGGCATTCGCGGCCTGCCGGACGACGCGGCGGCCTGGCCGTCCTTCGCCACGTCCGCCGGATTGCTGGCGTGGGCGGCCGGGGGCAGCGGCGCGCTGGGCGATCTGGATCTTTCCGAGCCCAGACCGGCCGGATTCCTCCGTCGCCTCGTGGAATTCATACGCGACAGGGTGTAA
- the ftsZ gene encoding cell division protein FtsZ yields MTLNLSIPQQLHSDFTPRITVIGVGGGGTNAVDNMIQSQLQGVEFVVANTDAQQLSHSKADRRVQLGPHLTQGLGAGAKPEIGRAAAEEAADELARHMDGAHMVFITAGMGGGTGTGAAPVIARMARERGILTVGVVTKPFTFEGARRSKSADAGIAELQQYVDTLIVIPNQNLFRLATERTSWKDAFKMADNVLYMGVRGVTDLMMAPGLVNLDFADIRTVMAEMGKAMMGTGEADGDNRAISAAEDAISNPLLEDTSMAGARGLLINITGGEDMTLYEVDQAANRIREEVADDANIIFGSAIDESLNGRIRVSVVATGIDTPPVRVAEPVQAEAAPQPDAATDRASVQEAVAPDPAAAHAGGQPAPRHPTPNFMNTGPVPAPSPHSTPQHVAPGARPSPRSPLFSEPPRPQDASPAGQRGNSLFNIVTGVLRRGAAPAPAPQRAEPVLPEQEPTATVRQATADEVGLDIPAFLRRQS; encoded by the coding sequence ATGACCCTCAACCTCAGCATTCCGCAGCAGCTTCATTCCGACTTCACGCCGCGGATCACCGTGATCGGCGTGGGCGGGGGCGGCACGAACGCGGTCGACAACATGATCCAGTCCCAGTTGCAGGGCGTGGAATTCGTCGTCGCGAATACCGACGCGCAACAATTGTCGCACAGCAAGGCCGACCGCCGCGTCCAGCTTGGCCCGCACCTGACGCAGGGCCTGGGCGCGGGCGCCAAGCCCGAGATCGGGCGCGCGGCGGCCGAGGAAGCGGCCGATGAGCTGGCCCGCCACATGGACGGCGCGCACATGGTGTTCATCACCGCCGGCATGGGCGGCGGCACGGGCACGGGGGCGGCGCCGGTGATCGCGCGCATGGCGCGCGAACGCGGCATCCTGACCGTGGGCGTCGTCACCAAGCCGTTTACCTTCGAGGGCGCGCGCCGGTCGAAATCCGCCGATGCCGGCATCGCGGAACTGCAGCAGTACGTCGATACGCTGATCGTCATCCCCAACCAGAACCTGTTCCGCCTGGCCACCGAGCGGACGAGCTGGAAGGACGCGTTCAAGATGGCCGACAACGTCCTGTACATGGGCGTACGCGGCGTGACCGACCTGATGATGGCGCCGGGCCTGGTCAACCTGGATTTCGCCGACATCCGCACCGTCATGGCCGAAATGGGCAAGGCGATGATGGGCACCGGCGAGGCCGATGGCGACAACCGCGCCATTTCCGCGGCCGAGGACGCGATTTCCAACCCGCTGCTGGAAGACACGTCGATGGCCGGCGCGCGCGGCCTGCTGATCAACATCACCGGCGGCGAGGACATGACGCTGTACGAAGTCGATCAGGCCGCCAACCGCATCCGCGAGGAAGTGGCCGACGACGCGAACATCATCTTCGGCTCGGCGATCGACGAATCGCTGAACGGGCGCATCCGGGTGTCGGTCGTCGCCACCGGCATCGACACCCCGCCGGTCCGCGTTGCCGAACCGGTGCAGGCCGAAGCCGCCCCCCAACCGGACGCGGCAACGGACCGCGCCTCGGTGCAGGAAGCCGTGGCGCCCGATCCGGCAGCGGCCCATGCCGGGGGGCAGCCCGCCCCGCGCCACCCCACCCCGAACTTCATGAACACCGGGCCCGTGCCCGCGCCGTCGCCCCATTCCACGCCGCAGCACGTGGCGCCGGGCGCCCGGCCCTCGCCCCGCTCGCCGCTGTTCTCGGAACCGCCGCGCCCGCAGGACGCATCGCCGGCCGGCCAGCGGGGCAACAGCCTGTTCAACATCGTCACCGGCGTGCTGCGCCGCGGGGCCGCCCCCGCGCCGGCCCCCCAGCGTGCCGAGCCCGTGCTGCCGGAACAGGAGCCCACCGCCACCGTCCGCCAGGCCACGGCCGACGAGGTCGGTCTGGACATCCCGGCCTTCCTGCGCCGCCAGTCCTGA
- the lpxC gene encoding UDP-3-O-acyl-N-acetylglucosamine deacetylase produces the protein MDGMLAIPGHDTVSSVGVSSGSAPSGATSSGSPAPARAAVRTARQHTLGNSISSIGVGLHTGRRIRLTLHPAAENTGIVFRRTDLDDRTIPARFDHVVDTRLSTVIGDATDPALRIATIEHLMSALSGSGVDNVLIDVDGPEIPVFDGSAADFIFLLDCAGLAEQAAPRTAIDVLRPVRVTEGDAFAELRPGREGGLSLTLSIDFPAAAIGEQTFATRLDRQGYRAEIANCRTFTLRQEIEALHRAGLARGGSLDNAIVVDGASVLNPSGLRRPDEFVRHKMIDAVGDLYLAGGAINGLFTGHKSGHALNNRLLRALFADRAAWRMHTRAQRAQAALRAAA, from the coding sequence ATGGACGGTATGCTGGCAATTCCGGGGCATGATACTGTGTCCTCTGTCGGTGTATCTTCTGGCAGCGCCCCCTCGGGTGCCACCTCGTCCGGCAGCCCCGCCCCCGCGCGCGCGGCGGTACGCACGGCGCGGCAGCATACGCTGGGCAATTCCATTTCCTCCATCGGCGTCGGGCTGCATACCGGGCGGCGCATTCGCCTGACGCTGCATCCGGCGGCGGAAAATACCGGCATCGTCTTCCGGCGCACCGACCTGGACGACCGCACCATTCCGGCCCGGTTCGACCATGTCGTCGATACGCGGCTGAGCACCGTCATCGGCGATGCCACGGACCCCGCGCTGCGCATCGCCACCATCGAACATCTGATGTCCGCCCTGTCGGGAAGCGGCGTCGACAATGTGCTGATCGATGTCGACGGGCCGGAAATCCCGGTCTTCGACGGCTCGGCGGCCGATTTCATCTTCCTGCTGGATTGCGCGGGCCTGGCGGAACAGGCCGCCCCGCGCACCGCGATCGACGTCCTGCGCCCCGTTCGCGTGACCGAGGGTGACGCCTTCGCCGAACTGCGCCCGGGCCGCGAGGGCGGGTTGTCGCTGACCCTGTCCATCGACTTCCCCGCCGCCGCGATCGGCGAGCAGACGTTTGCGACCCGTCTGGACCGTCAGGGCTACCGTGCCGAAATCGCCAATTGTCGGACCTTCACCCTGCGCCAGGAAATCGAAGCCCTGCACCGGGCGGGCCTGGCGCGCGGCGGCTCGCTGGACAATGCGATCGTGGTGGACGGCGCCAGCGTTCTGAACCCGTCCGGCCTGCGCCGGCCCGACGAATTCGTCCGTCACAAGATGATCGACGCGGTGGGTGACCTGTACCTGGCCGGCGGCGCGATCAACGGCCTGTTCACCGGCCACAAATCCGGCCACGCGCTGAACAACCGGCTGCTGCGCGCGCTGTTCGCCGACCGTGCGGCCTGGCGCATGCACACCCGCGCGCAGCGTGCCCAGGCCGCACTGCGTGCGGCGGCCTAG
- a CDS encoding outer membrane protein assembly factor BamD, with the protein MSLRRIRYHFADRSNGLRAARFASLALILAVAACGGDKKAINDMESHVPPVETLYNNGIDALRDQRYALAAAEFEVLQQNYPYSGYVANAQLMEGYANYLQDKYADAVQQLDRFLELHPTSADAAYAFYLRALCYYEQVAEVQRDQQGTVEAMNALEEVITRFPQSPYARDAQLKVDLCRDHLAGKEMLVGRFYEEQRNYEGAVNRYQRVVQDFQTTNHVPEALERLVEVYLDLGLTDQARRTASVLSYNYPGSKWYRFSYNMLRSKNLLDPHAPLPGSVPDTTPATPVDDTHAKNAPPPPGATPARRGFFSRMWHSVF; encoded by the coding sequence ATGTCCCTGCGCAGAATTCGATATCATTTCGCTGACCGTTCGAACGGCCTCCGTGCCGCCCGATTCGCATCACTGGCCCTGATCCTGGCGGTGGCGGCCTGCGGCGGCGACAAGAAGGCGATCAACGACATGGAATCCCATGTCCCGCCTGTCGAAACGCTCTACAATAACGGCATCGACGCCCTGCGCGACCAGCGCTATGCCCTGGCCGCCGCGGAATTCGAGGTCCTGCAGCAGAATTATCCCTATTCCGGCTATGTCGCGAACGCACAGCTCATGGAAGGCTACGCGAACTACCTGCAGGACAAATACGCCGACGCGGTGCAGCAGTTGGACCGCTTCCTGGAACTGCACCCGACCAGCGCCGACGCGGCCTATGCCTTCTACCTGCGGGCCCTGTGCTATTACGAGCAGGTGGCCGAGGTGCAGCGCGACCAGCAGGGCACGGTCGAGGCCATGAACGCGCTGGAAGAGGTGATCACCCGCTTCCCGCAATCGCCCTATGCCCGCGATGCGCAATTGAAGGTCGATCTGTGCCGCGACCATCTGGCCGGCAAGGAAATGCTGGTCGGCCGGTTCTACGAGGAACAGCGGAATTACGAAGGCGCGGTCAACCGCTACCAGCGCGTGGTGCAGGATTTCCAGACCACCAACCACGTGCCCGAGGCGCTGGAGCGTCTGGTCGAGGTGTATCTGGATCTGGGCCTGACGGACCAGGCGCGCCGCACGGCCTCGGTGCTGTCCTATAACTATCCGGGCAGCAAATGGTACCGCTTCAGCTACAACATGCTGCGCAGCAAGAACCTGCTGGACCCCCACGCCCCGCTGCCCGGCTCGGTCCCCGACACCACGCCGGCCACGCCCGTTGACGACACGCACGCGAAAAATGCCCCGCCGCCGCCCGGCGCCACGCCGGCCAGACGCGGCTTCTTCTCGCGCATGTGGCACTCGGTCTTCTAA
- the recN gene encoding DNA repair protein RecN encodes MLTHLSIRDVVLIERLDLPFSPGLTVLTGETGAGKSILLDSLGLTLGERASAGLVRAGAEQASVTACFELAPGHPLPGLLAEQGILIDDPRDPLVLRRIVTVDGRSRAYINDQPAGVTLLRRAASLLVEIQGQHEQMGLADQSTHLDLLDAFGVPADLRADTAAAYRAWMEATAELAAAQAAMENAAREEDWLRQSVEDLSSLAPQEDEETHLAGLRQSLQQGERRGEAIAAGAGRTVACATAAPPGPAAALRGASRTLQRLLPAAGEDDAAAGGADRLAHDALAALERAEEALGEAETLLSRLAADAESDPHLLEQTEERLFALRAAARKHGVSVPELPGLLAAFADRLAALDSGNARIGALQEAVRTRRARFEDTAGRLSAARETTARRLEQAVTAELRPLRLERARFFVSLPPLPPEAWTARGREQAAFQIAANPGQPPGPLAKVASGGELSRLMLALKVVLAGRSAVPTLVFDEVDSGVGGATASAIGDRLARVGHDVQVLVVTHSPQVAARGDAHLRISKSVTKGRTETRAEPLSAAQRREEIARMLAGDTITEAARAAADSLLQG; translated from the coding sequence GTGCTGACTCATCTCTCGATCCGCGACGTGGTCCTGATCGAACGGCTGGACCTGCCGTTTTCGCCCGGCCTGACGGTGCTGACGGGGGAAACCGGGGCGGGCAAATCCATCCTGCTGGACAGTTTGGGCCTGACATTGGGCGAGCGCGCCAGCGCGGGGCTGGTCCGCGCCGGGGCCGAGCAGGCCAGCGTCACCGCCTGCTTCGAACTCGCCCCCGGCCATCCGCTGCCCGGCCTGCTGGCCGAACAGGGTATCCTGATCGACGACCCGCGCGACCCGCTGGTGCTGCGCCGGATCGTGACGGTGGATGGACGGTCCCGCGCCTATATCAACGACCAGCCGGCCGGCGTGACCCTGCTGCGCCGCGCGGCGTCGCTGCTGGTCGAAATCCAGGGGCAGCACGAACAGATGGGGCTGGCGGACCAGTCCACGCATCTGGACCTGCTGGATGCCTTCGGCGTGCCGGCCGACCTGCGGGCCGATACCGCCGCCGCCTATCGCGCATGGATGGAGGCCACGGCCGAACTGGCCGCCGCCCAGGCCGCGATGGAAAACGCGGCGCGCGAGGAAGACTGGCTGCGCCAGTCGGTCGAGGATCTGTCCAGCCTGGCCCCGCAGGAGGACGAGGAAACGCATCTGGCCGGCCTGCGCCAGTCGCTGCAACAGGGCGAACGGCGTGGCGAGGCCATTGCGGCTGGCGCTGGCCGAACTGTCGCCTGCGCGACCGCCGCGCCACCTGGCCCCGCCGCCGCCCTGCGCGGCGCCAGCCGGACCCTGCAGCGCCTGCTGCCCGCCGCCGGCGAGGACGATGCGGCGGCCGGCGGCGCCGACCGGCTGGCCCATGACGCGCTGGCGGCCCTGGAACGCGCCGAGGAAGCCCTGGGCGAGGCCGAAACCCTGCTCTCGCGCCTGGCCGCCGACGCGGAATCCGACCCCCACCTGCTGGAACAGACCGAGGAACGGCTGTTCGCCCTGCGCGCCGCCGCGCGCAAGCATGGCGTGTCGGTGCCCGAACTGCCGGGCCTGCTGGCGGCCTTCGCCGACCGGCTGGCGGCGCTGGATTCCGGCAACGCCCGGATCGGCGCCCTGCAGGAGGCGGTCCGCACCCGGCGCGCACGCTTCGAGGACACGGCGGGCCGGCTGTCCGCCGCGCGTGAGACGACGGCGCGGCGCCTGGAACAGGCAGTGACCGCCGAACTGCGCCCGCTGCGGCTGGAACGCGCCCGCTTCTTCGTCTCGCTGCCCCCGTTGCCGCCCGAAGCGTGGACCGCGCGCGGGCGCGAACAGGCGGCGTTCCAGATCGCCGCCAATCCCGGCCAGCCCCCCGGCCCGCTGGCCAAGGTCGCATCGGGCGGCGAGCTGTCGCGCCTGATGCTGGCGCTGAAGGTCGTGCTGGCCGGCCGGTCCGCCGTACCGACCCTGGTGTTCGACGAGGTCGATTCGGGCGTGGGGGGCGCCACCGCCTCGGCCATCGGGGACCGGCTGGCCCGCGTCGGGCATGACGTGCAGGTGCTGGTCGTCACCCACAGCCCGCAGGTCGCGGCCCGGGGCGACGCGCACCTGCGCATCAGCAAATCGGTGACCAAGGGCCGAACCGAAACCCGGGCCGAGCCGTTGTCGGCGGCACAGCGGCGCGAGGAAATTGCCCGGATGCTGGCCGGCGACACGATCACCGAGGCCGCGCGGGCGGCGGCGGACAGTCTTCTGCAAGGTTAA
- the ligA gene encoding NAD-dependent DNA ligase LigA: MSRAHDPAPDLARLDPSELTEPQAMVELERLAQQIRALDRAYYEDDAPTVTDAEYDALRQRNLAIEARFPDLRRADSPSLHVSGAPSAAFGRHRHLVPMLSLDNVFGREDFESFVTRAARFLGLNDDQARALRFVAEPKIDGLSISLTYEHGRFVRGTTRGDGTEGEDVTANLRTLRDVPLRLKGPAPALIEIRGEVFLSKPAFLSINAAQAEAGQKPFANPRNAAAGSLRQLDPNITARRPLSLFAYAQGFSSDRVADTHWDYLERLRQWGFTVNPLSCVVESAEAAEAFMDRIARERSGLEYDIDGVVYKVDDLALQDRLGFVGRAPRWAIAWKFPAEQAITRLTRIDIQVGRTGALTPVAILEPVNVGGVIVTRATLHNEDEIARKDVRVGDLVQIQRAGDVIPQILGVVPPGADAPPRGEAFIFPHTCPICGARAERPPGEVVWRCTGGLTCPAQVVERLIHFVSRDAFDIDGLGERTITEFHADGLLKTPADIFRLPDHEADIATREGWGTVSARNLTASVRARQTIPLARFIYALGIRRIGTSNARLLARHYGSYTHWREQMLRATTIGSDERLALGSITGIGGAIADELAAFFMEAHNLETLDDLTAMLTAIEDEDLPAQGHLSGKTVVFTGTLTTMTRPEAKAIAERLGARVTDSVSKKTDLVVLGADAGSKARKAAELGIDTLDEEGWRELAGIGPVGP, from the coding sequence ATGTCCCGCGCACACGATCCCGCCCCCGATCTCGCCAGGCTGGACCCGTCCGAACTGACCGAACCCCAGGCCATGGTGGAACTGGAGCGTCTGGCCCAGCAGATCCGCGCCCTGGACCGCGCCTATTACGAGGACGACGCCCCCACCGTCACCGACGCCGAATATGACGCGCTACGCCAGCGCAACCTGGCGATCGAGGCCCGCTTCCCCGACCTGCGCCGCGCGGACAGCCCTTCGCTGCACGTCAGCGGCGCGCCCTCCGCCGCGTTCGGCCGGCATCGCCACCTGGTGCCGATGCTCTCGCTGGACAACGTGTTCGGCCGCGAGGATTTCGAATCCTTCGTGACCCGCGCCGCCCGCTTCCTCGGCCTGAACGACGATCAGGCCCGCGCCCTGCGCTTCGTCGCGGAACCCAAGATCGACGGCCTGTCGATCAGCCTGACCTACGAGCACGGCCGCTTCGTGCGCGGCACCACGCGCGGCGACGGGACGGAGGGCGAGGACGTCACCGCCAACCTGCGCACGCTGCGCGACGTGCCGCTGCGGCTGAAGGGCCCGGCCCCCGCGCTGATCGAAATCAGGGGCGAGGTCTTCCTGTCCAAGCCCGCCTTCCTGTCGATCAACGCCGCCCAGGCCGAAGCCGGACAGAAACCCTTCGCCAATCCGCGCAATGCGGCGGCGGGGTCGCTGCGCCAGCTCGATCCCAACATCACCGCCCGCCGGCCGCTGTCGCTGTTCGCCTATGCCCAGGGGTTTTCGTCGGACCGGGTGGCCGACACCCACTGGGATTATCTGGAGCGGCTGCGGCAGTGGGGATTCACGGTCAATCCACTGTCCTGCGTCGTCGAAAGCGCCGAGGCGGCGGAAGCGTTCATGGATCGCATCGCCCGCGAACGCTCGGGGCTGGAATACGATATCGACGGCGTGGTCTATAAGGTCGACGACCTGGCCCTGCAGGACCGGCTGGGCTTCGTCGGCCGGGCGCCGCGCTGGGCGATCGCGTGGAAGTTCCCCGCCGAACAGGCCATCACCCGCCTGACCCGGATCGACATCCAGGTCGGCCGCACGGGCGCGCTGACCCCGGTGGCGATCCTGGAACCGGTCAATGTCGGCGGCGTCATCGTCACCCGTGCGACGTTGCACAACGAGGACGAGATCGCCCGCAAGGACGTCCGCGTCGGCGACCTGGTCCAGATCCAGCGCGCGGGCGACGTCATTCCGCAGATCCTGGGCGTGGTGCCGCCCGGCGCGGATGCCCCGCCGCGCGGCGAGGCATTCATCTTCCCCCACACCTGCCCGATCTGCGGCGCCCGCGCCGAGCGGCCGCCGGGCGAGGTGGTGTGGCGCTGTACCGGCGGCCTGACCTGCCCGGCGCAGGTCGTCGAACGGCTGATCCATTTCGTCTCGCGCGACGCGTTCGACATCGACGGGCTGGGCGAACGCACGATCACCGAATTCCATGCCGACGGGCTGCTGAAGACCCCGGCCGACATCTTCCGCCTGCCGGACCACGAGGCCGACATCGCGACGCGCGAGGGCTGGGGCACGGTCTCGGCCCGCAACCTGACCGCGTCGGTCCGCGCTCGCCAGACCATCCCGCTGGCGCGCTTCATCTACGCGCTGGGCATCCGCCGCATCGGCACCAGCAATGCACGCCTGCTGGCCCGGCATTACGGATCGTACACGCATTGGCGCGAACAGATGCTGCGCGCCACCACCATCGGGTCCGACGAACGGCTGGCGCTGGGCTCGATCACCGGGATCGGCGGCGCCATCGCGGACGAACTGGCCGCCTTCTTCATGGAGGCGCACAATCTGGAAACCCTGGACGACCTGACGGCGATGCTGACGGCGATCGAGGACGAGGACCTGCCGGCCCAGGGCCATCTGTCGGGCAAGACCGTCGTCTTCACCGGCACACTGACGACCATGACCCGGCCCGAGGCCAAGGCCATCGCCGAACGGCTGGGCGCCCGCGTCACCGACAGCGTCTCGAAGAAGACCGATCTGGTGGTGCTGGGCGCCGATGCGGGCTCCAAGGCCCGCAAGGCCGCCGAACTGGGAATCGACACGCTGGATGAGGAAGGCTGGCGCGAACTGGCCGGTATCGGCCCTGTCGGTCCGTAA